A genomic stretch from Etheostoma cragini isolate CJK2018 chromosome 8, CSU_Ecrag_1.0, whole genome shotgun sequence includes:
- the tgm2l gene encoding protein-glutamine gamma-glutamyltransferase 2 isoform X2, protein MANHNGLINDVDLRSHENNLAHRTREIDRERLIVRRGQSFSITLQCSESLPPKHHLELVLHLGKKDEVLIKVQKERGAGDKWWFMQQGVQEEILLTLYSPADAIIGEYSLVVLMMSPDGPILEKTHKMKFHLLFNPWCKDDVVYLPDESLLQEYVMNEYGVIYMGSWDHINSKPWNYGQFEDYVMDICFEVLDNSKDALKNSKMDVEHRYDPVYVSRVITAMVNSNGDKGVLTGRWDDSYSDGVPPYRWIGSVPILKQWSKAGARGVKYGQCWVFAAVACTVLRCLGIPTRLITNFSSAHDVDGNLSIDILLNEKLERVDGRNKRDSSWNFHCWVESWMKRDDLPKGCDGWQVLDPTPQELSDGEFCCGPCPVKAIKEGNLGVKYDAPFVFAEVNADIIHWIVQRDGRRKMVIVDQSGVGRNISTKSVYGDHRDDVTLHYKYPEGSKKEREVYEKAGRKVTESTNGSAEPGQLKLSIKHAKPVFGTDFDVVVEVENKGSKDAHAKLSMLVLAVTYNSLHLGECQRQTISVTVPAHKAHKEVLRLHYDDYARCVSEHHPMRVKAFLEAPGESEPIMTVANIPLSMPELLVQAPGKAFVREKVTAYISFTNPLPVALKGGVFTVEGAGLLSATEVHVKGDISPGQKVSVKLSFSPMRTGVRKLLVDFDCDRLKDVKGVATVVVHKKQLWNS, encoded by the exons ATGGCCAACCACAATG GTTTGATTAATGATGTGGATCTGCGAAGTCATGAAAACAACTTGGCTCACCGCACCAGGGAGATTGATAGGGAGCGCCTGATTGTTCGCAGGGGTCAATCTTTCTCCATAACTTTGCAGTGCTCTGAGTCTCTGCCCCCCAAACACCACTTGGAGCTGGTCCTGCACCTTG GCAAGAAAGACGAGGTGCTGATAAAGGTTCAGAAGGAGCGTGGGGCCGGAGACAAGTGGTGGTTTATGCAACAGGGAGTGCAAGAGGAAATACTGCTGACTCTGTACAGTCCAGCGGATGCTATCATTGGCGAGTACAGTCTGGTTGTGTTGATGATGTCACCTGATGGACCCATTTTAGAGAAGACCCACAAAATGAAGTTCCACTTGCTCTTCAACCCGTGGTGCAAAG ATGATGTAGTGTACCTCCCTGATGAGAGTCTGCTCCAGGAGTATGTTATGAATGAATATGGAGTCATTTACATGGGGAGCTGGGATCACATCAACAGTAAGCCCTGGAATTATGGACAg tttGAGGACTATGTGATGGACATCTGTTTTGAAGTCCTGGATAACTCCAAGGACGCCCTGAAAAACTCAAAGATGGACGTTGAGCACAGATACGACCCTGTCTATGTCAGCAGGGTCATCACTGCGATG GTGAACTCTAATGGAGACAAGGGTGTGTTGACCGGTCGCTGGGACGACTCCTACTCCGATGGAGTTCCACCGTACAGATGGATTGGCAGCGTGCCGATTCTTAAACAGTGGAGTAAGGCCGGCGCAAGGGGGGTCAAATATGGCCAATGCTGGGTCTTTGCTGCCGTCGCCTGCACAG TATTGCGCTGTCTGGGAATCCCAACACGCCTCATCACCAACTTCTCTTCAGCCCATGATGTCGATGGAAATCTCTCTATAGACATCCTGTTGAATGAAAAATTGGAGCGCGTAGATGGAAGAAACAAGAGAGACAGTAGCTG GAACTTCCACTGTTGGGTCGAGTCCTGGATGAAGAGAGATGATCTGCCCAAAGGATGTGACGGCTGGCAGGTTTTGGATCCCACCCCTCAAGAACTGAGTGATG GTGAGTTTTGCTGTGGTCCGTGTCCAGTGAAGGCCATCAAGGAGGGAAATCTGGGAGTAAAGTATGACGCTCCGTTTGTATTCGCCGAGGTGAACGCTGACATCATCCACTGGATTGTCCAACGAGATGGCCGACGGAAGATGGtgatt GTGGACCAGTCGGGTGTGGGGAGGAACATCAGCACCAAAAGTGTTTACGGCGACCACAGAGACGATGTTACTCTACACTACAAATATCCTGAGG GCTccaagaaggagagagaggtgtACGAGAAGGCGGGACGCAAGGTCACAGAGTCCACCAATGGGAGCGCAGAACCAGGACAACTCAAGCTGTCAATCAAGCATGCTAAGCCTGTATTTGGGACAGACTTTGATGTGGTTGTTGAG GTGGAGAATAAAGGAAGCAAGGATGCTCATGCTAAGCTGTCCATGCTGGTCTTGGCTGTAACTTATAATTCTCTCCACCTGGGGGAGTGCCAGAGACAAACAATCAGTGTGACAGTACCCGCTCACAAAG ccCACAAGGAAGTCCTGCGTCTGCACTATGACGACTATGCCAGGTGTGTCTCTGAGCATCATCCGATGAGGGTGAAAGCTTTCTTAGAGGCTCCAGGTGAAAGCGAACCCATCATGACCGTCGCCAACATACCACTGAGCATGCCTGAACTCCTCGTACAG GCGCCTGGAAAGGCTTTTGTACGGGAAAAAGTAACAGCCTACATCTCCTTCACCAATCCTCTGCCAGTTGCTCTGAAGGGCGGCGTGTTCACTGTGGAGGGGGCTGGCCTCCTGTCGGCCACTGAGGTCCACGTTAA ggGGGACATATCTCCGGGCCAGAAGGTGTCTGTCAAGCTCTCATTCTCACCCATGCGGACCGGGGTCAGGAAGCTCCTGGTGGACTTTGACTGTGATAGACTGAAGGACGTGAAGGGAGTCGccactgtggttgtccacaagAAACAACTATGGAATTCctga
- the tgm2l gene encoding protein-glutamine gamma-glutamyltransferase 2 isoform X1 translates to MANHNGLINDVDLRSHENNLAHRTREIDRERLIVRRGQSFSITLQCSESLPPKHHLELVLHLGKKDEVLIKVQKERGAGDKWWFMQQGVQEEILLTLYSPADAIIGEYSLVVLMMSPDGPILEKTHKMKFHLLFNPWCKDDVVYLPDESLLQEYVMNEYGVIYMGSWDHINSKPWNYGQFEDYVMDICFEVLDNSKDALKNSKMDVEHRYDPVYVSRVITAMVNSNGDKGVLTGRWDDSYSDGVPPYRWIGSVPILKQWSKAGARGVKYGQCWVFAAVACTVLRCLGIPTRLITNFSSAHDVDGNLSIDILLNEKLERVDGRNKRDSSWNFHCWVESWMKRDDLPKGCDGWQVLDPTPQELSDGEFCCGPCPVKAIKEGNLGVKYDAPFVFAEVNADIIHWIVQRDGRRKMIKVDQSGVGRNISTKSVYGDHRDDVTLHYKYPEGSKKEREVYEKAGRKVTESTNGSAEPGQLKLSIKHAKPVFGTDFDVVVEVENKGSKDAHAKLSMLVLAVTYNSLHLGECQRQTISVTVPAHKAHKEVLRLHYDDYARCVSEHHPMRVKAFLEAPGESEPIMTVANIPLSMPELLVQAPGKAFVREKVTAYISFTNPLPVALKGGVFTVEGAGLLSATEVHVKGDISPGQKVSVKLSFSPMRTGVRKLLVDFDCDRLKDVKGVATVVVHKKQLWNS, encoded by the exons ATGGCCAACCACAATG GTTTGATTAATGATGTGGATCTGCGAAGTCATGAAAACAACTTGGCTCACCGCACCAGGGAGATTGATAGGGAGCGCCTGATTGTTCGCAGGGGTCAATCTTTCTCCATAACTTTGCAGTGCTCTGAGTCTCTGCCCCCCAAACACCACTTGGAGCTGGTCCTGCACCTTG GCAAGAAAGACGAGGTGCTGATAAAGGTTCAGAAGGAGCGTGGGGCCGGAGACAAGTGGTGGTTTATGCAACAGGGAGTGCAAGAGGAAATACTGCTGACTCTGTACAGTCCAGCGGATGCTATCATTGGCGAGTACAGTCTGGTTGTGTTGATGATGTCACCTGATGGACCCATTTTAGAGAAGACCCACAAAATGAAGTTCCACTTGCTCTTCAACCCGTGGTGCAAAG ATGATGTAGTGTACCTCCCTGATGAGAGTCTGCTCCAGGAGTATGTTATGAATGAATATGGAGTCATTTACATGGGGAGCTGGGATCACATCAACAGTAAGCCCTGGAATTATGGACAg tttGAGGACTATGTGATGGACATCTGTTTTGAAGTCCTGGATAACTCCAAGGACGCCCTGAAAAACTCAAAGATGGACGTTGAGCACAGATACGACCCTGTCTATGTCAGCAGGGTCATCACTGCGATG GTGAACTCTAATGGAGACAAGGGTGTGTTGACCGGTCGCTGGGACGACTCCTACTCCGATGGAGTTCCACCGTACAGATGGATTGGCAGCGTGCCGATTCTTAAACAGTGGAGTAAGGCCGGCGCAAGGGGGGTCAAATATGGCCAATGCTGGGTCTTTGCTGCCGTCGCCTGCACAG TATTGCGCTGTCTGGGAATCCCAACACGCCTCATCACCAACTTCTCTTCAGCCCATGATGTCGATGGAAATCTCTCTATAGACATCCTGTTGAATGAAAAATTGGAGCGCGTAGATGGAAGAAACAAGAGAGACAGTAGCTG GAACTTCCACTGTTGGGTCGAGTCCTGGATGAAGAGAGATGATCTGCCCAAAGGATGTGACGGCTGGCAGGTTTTGGATCCCACCCCTCAAGAACTGAGTGATG GTGAGTTTTGCTGTGGTCCGTGTCCAGTGAAGGCCATCAAGGAGGGAAATCTGGGAGTAAAGTATGACGCTCCGTTTGTATTCGCCGAGGTGAACGCTGACATCATCCACTGGATTGTCCAACGAGATGGCCGACGGAAGATG ATCAAGGTGGACCAGTCGGGTGTGGGGAGGAACATCAGCACCAAAAGTGTTTACGGCGACCACAGAGACGATGTTACTCTACACTACAAATATCCTGAGG GCTccaagaaggagagagaggtgtACGAGAAGGCGGGACGCAAGGTCACAGAGTCCACCAATGGGAGCGCAGAACCAGGACAACTCAAGCTGTCAATCAAGCATGCTAAGCCTGTATTTGGGACAGACTTTGATGTGGTTGTTGAG GTGGAGAATAAAGGAAGCAAGGATGCTCATGCTAAGCTGTCCATGCTGGTCTTGGCTGTAACTTATAATTCTCTCCACCTGGGGGAGTGCCAGAGACAAACAATCAGTGTGACAGTACCCGCTCACAAAG ccCACAAGGAAGTCCTGCGTCTGCACTATGACGACTATGCCAGGTGTGTCTCTGAGCATCATCCGATGAGGGTGAAAGCTTTCTTAGAGGCTCCAGGTGAAAGCGAACCCATCATGACCGTCGCCAACATACCACTGAGCATGCCTGAACTCCTCGTACAG GCGCCTGGAAAGGCTTTTGTACGGGAAAAAGTAACAGCCTACATCTCCTTCACCAATCCTCTGCCAGTTGCTCTGAAGGGCGGCGTGTTCACTGTGGAGGGGGCTGGCCTCCTGTCGGCCACTGAGGTCCACGTTAA ggGGGACATATCTCCGGGCCAGAAGGTGTCTGTCAAGCTCTCATTCTCACCCATGCGGACCGGGGTCAGGAAGCTCCTGGTGGACTTTGACTGTGATAGACTGAAGGACGTGAAGGGAGTCGccactgtggttgtccacaagAAACAACTATGGAATTCctga